The genomic stretch AAAGCTTTATGAACGTTCTGGCTGTGCCAGTTACTAACTGTGGGACATGGAACAAGTTATGAACAACCTATTTACCTTCTCCAACCCTTAGTtcatttatctgtaaaatggggataatactatCTTATAGGGCTGTTGGGGTTGTTGTGTGAGAAAgtgcagtgtgtatgtgtgtgtgtgtgtgtgtgtgtgtgtgtgtgtgtgtgcagaatgGGTAGAACCGTGCCCAGAAGTAGGAAGCCCTGCATATGTTCAATatttagctattattttgttgttgttgtttgtttgtttgtttttttgagatggagtctctctctgtcgcccaggctggagtacagtggcacaatctcagctcactgcagcctccgcctcccgggttcaagcaattctcctgtctcagcctcccaagtagctgagattacaggtgcgcaccaccacgcccagctaatttttgtatttttaatagaggtggggtttcaccatgttggtcaggctggtcttgaactcctgacctcaggtgatccacccgcttcggcttcccaaagtgctgggattacaggcgtgagccactgtgcccggccttagctattatttttattccttcaatTTTTTCTTTGGGGCAGTCTGGAGAACAGTTTCATGTGAACATTCTGATCACATGGAAAAGGGAGGGTTTACTCACGTATCAGAAGAGGTGTGAATGGAAAGTAGTAAAGGCATGGTTTCCGATGTTCATGTTTGTGGAATCTGTCGTCTATGGCAGATGCTTCCCCGTGCTACCAATTTGTGTGTCTGAAAGGACACCCGTACATTCATTTGCATCCTCAAAATCTGTTCCTCCGTGGGTTTCTCCATCTCTGCAAAATGCACTGCTGTCCACTGTGTGCCTAAGCCAGCCCTGTTTGGTCAATTTTTTGAAGGCTGTAGGGTAGAGTGGTCAGGAACAAGAAGCCCTGGACCCAAGCTGtcagggttcaaatcccagctcaccTGGTATTGCAAATCACATGGGTGACTCCAGGCAAGCAACTGAAGCTGTGTGTGCCTCGGtgtcctcatctgaaaaaggggGATGATAATCATAGTATCTGTCTTACAGGGATATTGTAAGGATGAAAGATTAGCTGTTGGAACTGTGCCTGGTGCAGAGAAACTACATGTGTGCTTTGCACACCCGAAaccttcttttttatatttatttatccttGGCCTGGGGGCTGTCTCCTCTCACTCAGTGGTGTGTCTCATTTGTTCTCCTCTGTGCCTGAGCCAGCACATGGCACATCATATTTTCTCAGTAAATATCTGGCAGAGAAATGTAttcatcagcctggccaacatggtgaaaccccgtctctactaataatacaaaaattagccaggcgtggtggcgggcacctgtaatcccagctacttgggaggctgaggagggagaatcgcttgaacctgggaggcggaggttgcagtgagccaagatcacgccactgcactccagccagggcgacagagtgagactctgtctcaaaaaaaaaaaaaatatatatatatatatatatatatacacatttacataGCCCCGCCTTCATCAAATGTCACCCTGCCCCTTAAAATGCCACCCACACATGTTCTCCCACCTACTGCTTTTGTTTCCAATCATTCCTAATGGCCCGGATCCATTGGATCCCAGCATCACTGCTTGTTAGCgcagtggccttgggcaagtcactcctcTGGTGCAGATGGGGGTCCCTAAGACCACCCTCAGTTTCCATGATTCACTAGAAGGAATCACAGAACTGAGAAAAATTGTTATAGTCAAGGCTACAGTTTATTACAGCAAAAGGATACAGagtaaaatcagcaaagggaagaGCCACACAAGGCGACCCCATCagtctctctgattccttaatTATCTCGCAGCAGCACAAAGGGCAGAGGCCAAGAGAGACCAGCATGAGCTGCCAGATGTCCTCTCTCAGTGAAGTCCCATGGACAGTGCTCAATTCTCCCAGCAATGACATGTGACAACAATGATGTATTGCTAGCCAGGGACACTTACTTGGGCCTTGGTGTCCAGGGTTGTTTTGGGGGTCAGCCATGTAGACTTGTGCTGAATACTGCTGAGAGATCGAGACAGACGGTAAGAACAGCTGAGAGCTGATGCACGCCAGGTGTCCTTCCATGCGTTGGCCAGGAGTGATCTCATTTTAGCCCATCCATGACCCTGTTAAATAGACATCTCCATTTTTCCAGACAAGGAACCAAGGCTCATTGAGGGGAGTCACTTGCCTGAAGTCCCACGGCTAATAGGCAAATCCAGGAGTCTGATCCTTAAACCTCCACCCTTACAGATGTGGCCTTGGACATGGCTGCACACCCTCGTGTGAGTTCACTCACTCAAGATGTATTGAGCCATTGTTCCAGGGCAGGTAGCATTCAAAGCATCAGGGGTGCTGTTATAGCCAAGGCTACAGTTTATTACAGCAGAAGGATACGGaataaaatcagcaaagggaagaGCCACATAGGGCAGAGGCCAAGAGAGACCATCCCGAACGGGAACATCCCTGTGCTTGTGGGGCTTCCATCTTAAGGAGGGCAAGCAGGCAATGGGCAGATCAGGAAACGAAGATATGACTTGCCAAAGGGTGGTAAGTGCCGTGGCCAAAAGGAGCCAGAGAGAGATGGGGTGTTTGCTTAGTTGGGAAGTCAGAGAAGACCGGGACGTGATGTTTGAACAGAGATGATAATTATAATGGCCACTTTCAGAACACTTACTATTTGTTGGATAAGTAATAACAGTAATATATGTACCAGGCAATGTTCTAAATGCTTGAATGCATCTCATCTTTCCAATCACAGAGATGCTCTTATTATCATCACTTTACAAATGAAAGGGAGGTTAGGGAAGTTGGCAGAAGGCACACAGCCAGGAAGCAGGGGCTCCAGGATCTCAGCCCAGGGATCTTGGCCTCAGAGGCTATGCTTTTCACCACTGTCCTGCCTCTCAGTGCATGGAGAAATGAATGTTCAGTGCCTAGAAGGGATAATCAGGGAATGTGGAGGTTAAGGaggcaactgaggcacagagaggttaaatcacAGGGTTCAGAAGTGGTGGGGGTGGGACTCAAAGCTAAATGATCTGCCTCCACAATCTAAGCTCATTACCACCAGACCAGTCATCCTTACGCATGCATAGGAGTCCCCTGGAGGGCTTGTCAAACTAGATTGCTGGGGCCTGCCCCCAGAGTTTCAGACTCAGTGGGTCTGAGGTGGTCCCGAGAAGGTGCATTTCTGTCCAGGTCCCAAGAACCGatggtgatgctgctggtccagggccCACATTTTGAGACCCACTGCCCTAGACTGCCTCTCAGCACACGGAGGAATGAATAGCCAGCTTCCGgcggaggaaactgaggctcagagaagctaaaaGTGTCATGTGGAAAAAATCACATAGCCGTTAGACTGTGGTACCTGGATCTCAAACCCAGGCAATCCGGCTCCAGAGTGTTTTTAACCATTTCCCTGCACTGCCTCCTGCCGGTCAAAAGAATAAATGCATATGCAGGCAAGAATGAATGGGTTCCCATTTCCGTAGAAGGGGAAACCGAGGTCGGGGAGCTGGGCGGGGAGACCCCAGCATCCTCTGACCGCTTTCCTTGCCTCCCTGCCCCCGCCCGCAGGTGAAGCTGGTGTTCGTGGAGGACCAGGCGGTGGTGGAGACGGTGTTTTTCCTGACGTCGCGCACCAGGGCGCTGCTGCGGCGCTTCCCGCGCATGCTGCTGGTGGACCGGCTGCCGGGGCTGCAGGGCGCGCTGGATCTGCTGGCCGTGCTGTGCGTGGACGGCTCGGGCCGTGCGCGCCAGGCTGCCTGCTGCGTGGCGCGCCCGGGCACACCGAGCCTGCTGCGCTTCGCGCTCGCGTCGCTGCTGCAGAGCGCGCCAGACGTCAAGGGCCGCGTGCGCTGCCTCACCGCCGGGCCCGAGGTGGCGGCGCAGTTGCCTGCAGTGCGCCAGCTGCTGCCCTGCGCGCGCGTGCAGATCTGCCGCGCGCAAGGCCTGGAGACGCTCTTCAGCAAGGCGCAGGAGCTGGGCGGCGCCGGCCGCGAGGACCCGGGCCTGTGGTCGCGCCTGTGCCGCCTGGCTGGCGCGTCGTCGCCCGCAGCCTACGACGAGGCGCTGGCCGAGCTCCACGCCCACGGCCCGGCCGCCTTCGTGGACTACTTCGAGCGCAACTGGGAGCCCCGCCGCGACATGTGGGTCCGCTTCCGCGCCTTCGAGGCGGCCAGAGACCTGGACGCGTGCGCCCTGGTGCGAGGCCACCGCCGGCGACTGCTGCGTCGTCTCAGCCCCTCGCGTGGCGTGGCGCAGTGCCTTCGCGACCTGGTGGCCATGCAGTGGGCCGACGCGGCCGGGGAGGCGGTGCCCGAGGGGCCCGATGGCGGGGGGCCTTGGCTGGAGGATGAGCCAGGGAGGGGAGCCCAGGGGGAGAACGAGAGGGTGAGGGGCCTGGAGACAGGCGACTGGGGAGGGGCTCCGAAAGAAGGAAGTATTTGGAGGGGAGCCCAGATGGAGAAGGAGTGGGCAAGGGCACTGGAAACCAGAGACTGGGGCGGGGCTCAGTTCGAAGGTGAGAAGGGGAGGGCACTGCAGATCAGAGATTGGAGAGGGGGTCAGTTGGAGAATCAGAAGCCGAGGGGACTGGAAGGGGGTGTCTTGAGAGGGTCGAAGTTGGAGAAAGGGCACCTGAGAGGGCCAGAGATTAGAGACTGGAGGGGGTCCCAGTTGGAGGGTGAGAAAGATTGGGGACTGGAAGGTTATGTCTGGAGGGGGGCCCAGTTGGAGGACCAGGCGCTAAGAGGATTGGAAGGGTATACCTGGAGGGTGGCCCAGTTGGAAGATCGCAGGAGTACCACCGACCTGAGGGGGACCCAGTTTGACTATGAGAGGGTCAGGAGTCTTGAAGGAAGCCCCTGGAGGGGGGCGCAGCTGCACGATGAAAGGGCAGGGGGACTGAGAACTGCCGAATGGAAGGGGCCACAGTCAGAAGTagagaaggggagggggctgGAGGTCAGAAACTTGAGGGGGATCCCCTTGGAGAAGTCCCTGGAGTTGGCCCCTGAGAACGGAGACCAAAGGGGACCCCAGTGGGAAGATGAGAGGAGGAGACGGCCAGAGATTGCAGAGGAGAGGGGAGCGAGGGTGGGGGTCAAAAGAAGAAGGGGCCTGGAGGATATAGTTCTGGTCCAGCTGGGAGACACGAGGGTCACAGGCATGGAGAATGGAGATGGAGGGGGAGCCCGGTCCGTGGGCCCCAAGAGCCGAGCTGGACGAGGGATGGAGTGGGGAGACGCAGGAGGACGGTGTCTAGGGCTGGGGAATGGAGTCGTGTCTGGCACCCCGGTGGGGACTGCATTGGAAGGCAGCCCAGAATGGGCAGCGGCGAGGAGTGAACACCTGGCTGCAGGTGACGGCCTGCAGGAAGGAGGCGAAGATGGCCCCAGGGAACCAAAGAGGCTTTGCCGACCCCCGGGAGAGGAGGAGGTGGACTGGGAACCCCTGGCCAAATTCCGAGCAGCCTGCGGGCCAGAGCTGGCAGACCTGGTGGCTGAGGAGTTGGCCTTTGCTAGGCAGCATGGGACCCGGGCTTTCCACTGGACCGGAGCCGGCTTTGCCCTTAAGGACGGCACCTCGGACTTCTTCCTGGACGGGGCCCTGACACGCTGCAGCTGCTCAATTCACGCCGCCCGCCGTCTGCCCTGCAGACACCTCTTTGCAGCGCGCCTCCTCACTGGGGCTGCCTTATTCCACATGGACCTGCTCAGGGATTGCTGGGGGAGAGCCCCAGAGCCCTGACCCTTCATGCCTCTGCCCACCACCCTCCACCAGGAGGGTCGGAAGGCATTCTTCGATCCCAAAGATAGTAGGGCTGAGGCCAAGGAGACCGCTCCAGTCCCCCTGGCCACCTCCTGGGTCATCCAGGGGCCTCTTCGTGGCAGTTTGCCTCTCTGGGTCCCAGGGCAAGCTGTAAGTGGTCTCTGAGGTCCTGGAGCCACAGCTTGGGAAGGTGTTGATGGGCAGGGCGGATTCTGAGGGCTTCCCTCTGGAGAGGAAGCATGTGATGAGAGGTGTAGACAGGGTCAGGctgggacagaaggaaggaaaggggcagagctggggggagggggaggaagcgATCATATGGGGAGTGTCTGGCAAGAGTAGACTGGCCAGTCTAGGGAGTGCAGCggggagaggggaaagggagaaagTACAGAAGACAGATGAAGGAGAGGAGGTAAGCGAGAAAAAATGGAAAGGGGGGCCGGAAATGGAGGAGAGAGGACAAGCAAAGAGACAGAAATGAAGACAGGAGGAAAAGCTGGGGGAAGCAGGACAGGAAGGGACGGGATGTAGGAGGGGGAAGAAAAATCGGAGATGAGACAAAAGAAATGTGTGGGAGATGGGTAGAGAAGAAATGGAAGGGGCGTGGTTTTGGTTTCTCTCCAAGACCTGGAGACATCGACCCCCTTCGCCTTCTGAAGACAGAGGGAGGGCGGGCACTGGGGGTCAGGAGAGTCTCCAGCAGGGGAGGGGAATTGTTTGGACTATTGTTCTTCAGGATTGGAATAAAACAATCTTATTTTGGTTTCCGTGATGAGTTCTTGGCTTCTGGGGTTGGTTGGGAGTCCCAGATCCAGGGAACAGTTGAGATGGTCCAGCATTCCCTCATTCTTTCTACCAACGAGGCCTCCTGGGGCCAGATGGATAGAGAAGCCACAATGAATTCATCTCCATAGCAACTCAAGCTTCCTCCTCCAGCATCTGGACCAGTGCGTCCCAGTGGCAACTTCTTGACATGAGTCGATTCTACCTTCAAATGACTGACTCATGCCAAATGTCCTGGCCACAGAATGGGCATGTGACCCAGTCCTGGTCAATGAGTCTGCtcaggttgaggtgggaggcttctttttttatttttatatttttgtagagacagggtcttgctatgttactcaggctggtcttggactcctcggcttaaggaatcctcctgccacagcctcccaaagtgctgggattacaggtgtgagccactctgctcAGAACTAggaagctttttgtttgtttgtttgtttgtttgtttgttgagtcttgctctgttacccaggctggaatgcaatggcacgttcccggctcactgcaacctccacctcccaggttcaagtgattttcatacctcagtcacctgagtagctgggattacaggcgtgtgccatcacacctggcaaatttttgtatttttagtagagacggggtttcaccatgtggccaggctggtctcaaactcctgacctcaggtgacctgctcgcctcagcctcctaaagtgctgggatcaaaagcgtaagccactgcgcccggcctaggagGCTTCTAATAAAGATTCTATCACTCCTAAAAAGGCCTAGAGACATGATCAGGCCTAGACCTGCTGATGATTACCTTGGTATGGTGTGATAATGAAGTCCACACTGAGGATGACAGAGCTGAGATGAAGAAAATCTGGATCTTTGCTTGGCTCAGTTGAGTCTCTCGAGTCTGCTCTACCATGGGGCTTCTTAAGTAAAATATATccttttttgttagagacagggtctcgctctggtccaggctggagtgcagtggtgcaaacatagctcactgcagccttccaactcttgggctcaagggatcctccagctcagcctcctgagtaggactATAGGCTCATGCTACCAcctagctaatttctttttcttttctttctttttttttttttttttaactttttgtaaagatgaggtctcttGCTATGTTACTtgggctgttctcaaactcctggcctcaagcgatgcccccgcttcagcctcccaaagtgctggaattacagatgtgagccattgcacctggccaatcAAAGATACCCTAATGATTTAAGGAAGTTTGAGTTGGGGTTTCTGTTGTCGCAACTGATGAAGGGGATTTAATTCTATTATAGGTGACAAAGTCCAGGTTGAAGTAGCTCAGCATTTTTCAAACTTTAGCGTGAACGTGAGTCACCTGGGCACCTTCTTAAAATACAGAGTCTGACTCAGTAGGTCTAAGATAGGGCCCAACATTCTAGGAAGCTCTCCGATGATGTGGTTGTGCTGGGTTGTGGagcacactttgagtagcaatgAAGGAACTTGAGATAAAAGACaattcaggccgggtgtggtggctcacacctgtaatcccagcactttgggaggctgaggtaggtggatcacttaaggccaggagttcaagaccagcctggccaacaaggcaaaatcctgtctctactaaaaatacaaaaattagccagatgtggtggcgggtgcctgtagtcccagctacttgggaggctgaagcatgagaattgcttgaacccgagaggcgcaggttgcagtgagccaagatcgtgccactgcactccagcctgggtgacagagcgaaactctgtaaaaaaaaaaaagaaaaaagaaaaaaaatgattcagTGGTTCAAGTCATGCGAAGTCAAAGGCTTTGATGGCAGCTGACTGCAGGGGCTCAAACAATGTCAGGTTTCCCCTCTCTCGCCTGCTTTTCGTGCAATGGATTTCTTCAAAAGACAGCTCTCTCCTGAGAAAGGTGGGGACCAGAAGTTCCCATATCACACCCTCCTATCTTGATCCAAAAATACCATTCTATCAGCATTCATATATTAAGTCTCAAGGAAGCAGCAGGTTGGATTTATGGAGGTTATCAGTTATCCATGGCTACATAAATGCTGTGTTAACAACTATAAAACTTCCTAAGTATAtaacaataaacatgtatttggaatcaacctaaatgcccatcaataatcataagctagataaagaaaatatggtacgtatacaccatggaatactatagagCCATTAAACGAActagatcatgttctttgcagggacatggatggagctggaggtcattatccttaacaaactaacacaggaacagaaaccaaatactgcatgctctcacttataagtgggagctaaatgatgagaagaaaTGACACAGAGAGAGGGGCAACACACATGGAGACCTActagggggtggggggggggaggagggagaggatcgggcaaaataactaatgggtactaggcttaatacctgggtgacaaaataatctgtacaacaaacccccatgataaaagtttacctatacaacaaacctgcacatgtacccctgaatttaaaagttaaaacaataataaaaatgaacatgtATTGCTTATGAGTCTCGGGTCACCTGAGGGGTTGGCTAGACCCTTGCTTTTCAAAGTGTGGTGCATGCAACAGTGTCATGAACATTCcctaggagcttgttagaaatgcagattctcggctgggcacggtggctcacacctgtaatcccagcactttgggaggctgaggcgggcggatcacctgaggtcaggagatcgagaccatgctggccaacatggtgaaacataaattattatttaatccaATAAAAGTTAACAGAAATATGTGTTCAGTAGTACTTCTTAGAGTCTTTTTCATGTGAAGTAATTTTGGACTCTACCtgattacaaatatatttagagAAGAATTCAAAACAATATCTGTGAATGACATAAATTTAGAATAGCCATGGTTAAAATCTGAATACATAAACCAGATAATATTTGAAGATGGCTGACTACATGCAGCTGGGAAGTGCCATTTCCATGGAGAGGATGCAAAATATCAAGTGAATCTTTACACTTTCAGAAGATGTTTTGAGATAAAACACTGAAAGTTGATAGAGAggctgatacggtttggctctgtgtccccacccaaatctcatcttg from Pan paniscus chromosome 20, NHGRI_mPanPan1-v2.0_pri, whole genome shotgun sequence encodes the following:
- the ZSWIM9 gene encoding uncharacterized protein ZSWIM9 isoform X2 — protein: MNTSLRSYSWAPRMERPEPPPGTAAGQEEQELRERAFFSWAEFSRFFDAWCQQRLALFFVKSSMHLARCRWASAPPLYTLIDVLKYSYVRLVCKDVRAPSRPAVGPPQPGCPAFIIVKLSPLRDRLVVTECQLTHSHPACPLEFAYYFRPGHLLANACLPVRTTNKISKQFVAPADVRRLLSYCKGRDHGVLDALHVLEGLFRTDPEAKVKLVFVEDQAVVETVFFLTSRTRALLRRFPRMLLVDRLPGLQGALDLLAVLCVDGSGRARQAACCVARPGTPSLLRFALASLLQSAPDVKGRVRCLTAGPEVAAQLPAVRQLLPCARVQICRAQGLETLFSKAQELGGAGREDPGLWSRLCRLAGASSPAAYDEALAELHAHGPAAFVDYFERNWEPRRDMWVRFRAFEAARDLDACALVRGHRRRLLRRLSPSRGVAQCLRDLVAMQWADAAGEAVPEGPDGGGPWLEDEPGRGAQGENERVRGLETGDWGGAPKEGSIWRGAQMEKEWARALETRDWGGAQFEGEKGRALQIRDWRGGQLENQKPRGLEGGVLRGSKLEKGHLRGPEIRDWRGSQLEGEKDWGLEGYVWRGAQLEDQALRGLEGYTWRVAQLEDRRSTTDLRGTQFDYERVRSLEGSPWRGAQLHDERAGGLRTAEWKGPQSEVEKGRGLEVRNLRGIPLEKSLELAPENGDQRGPQWEDERRRRPEIAEERGARVGVKRRRGLEDIVLVQLGDTRVTGMENGDGGGARSVGPKSRAGRGMEWGDAGGRCLGLGNGVVSGTPVGTALEGSPEWAAARSEHLAAGDGLQEGGEDGPREPKRLCRPPGEEEVDWEPLAKFRAACGPELADLVAEELAFARQHGTRAFHWTGAGFALKDGTSDFFLDGALTRCSCSIHAARRLPCRHLFAARLLTGAALFHMDLLRDCWGRAPEP
- the ZSWIM9 gene encoding uncharacterized protein ZSWIM9 isoform X3; its protein translation is MERPEPPPGTAAGQEEQELRERAFFSWAEFSRFFDAWCQQRLALFFVKSSMHLARCRWASAPPLYTLIDVLKYSYVRLVCKDVRAPSRPAVGPPQPGCPAFIIVKLSPLRDRLVVTECQLTHSHPACPLEFAYYFRPGHLLANACLPVRTTNKISKQFVAPADVRRLLSYCKGRDHGVLDALHVLEGLFRTDPEAKVKLVFVEDQAVVETVFFLTSRTRALLRRFPRMLLVDRLPGLQGALDLLAVLCVDGSGRARQAACCVARPGTPSLLRFALASLLQSAPDVKGRVRCLTAGPEVAAQLPAVRQLLPCARVQICRAQGLETLFSKAQELGGAGREDPGLWSRLCRLAGASSPAAYDEALAELHAHGPAAFVDYFERNWEPRRDMWVRFRAFEAARDLDACALVRGHRRRLLRRLSPSRGVAQCLRDLVAMQWADAAGEAVPEGPDGGGPWLEDEPGRGAQGENERVRGLETGDWGGAPKEGSIWRGAQMEKEWARALETRDWGGAQFEGEKGRALQIRDWRGGQLENQKPRGLEGGVLRGSKLEKGHLRGPEIRDWRGSQLEGEKDWGLEGYVWRGAQLEDQALRGLEGYTWRVAQLEDRRSTTDLRGTQFDYERVRSLEGSPWRGAQLHDERAGGLRTAEWKGPQSEVEKGRGLEVRNLRGIPLEKSLELAPENGDQRGPQWEDERRRRPEIAEERGARVGVKRRRGLEDIVLVQLGDTRVTGMENGDGGGARSVGPKSRAGRGMEWGDAGGRCLGLGNGVVSGTPVGTALEGSPEWAAARSEHLAAGDGLQEGGEDGPREPKRLCRPPGEEEVDWEPLAKFRAACGPELADLVAEELAFARQHGTRAFHWTGAGFALKDGTSDFFLDGALTRCSCSIHAARRLPCRHLFAARLLTGAALFHMDLLRDCWGRAPEP
- the ZSWIM9 gene encoding uncharacterized protein ZSWIM9 isoform X1; amino-acid sequence: MVDVTGRRGPQLDWGPHLRRRGPQAPRMERPEPPPGTAAGQEEQELRERAFFSWAEFSRFFDAWCQQRLALFFVKSSMHLARCRWASAPPLYTLIDVLKYSYVRLVCKDVRAPSRPAVGPPQPGCPAFIIVKLSPLRDRLVVTECQLTHSHPACPLEFAYYFRPGHLLANACLPVRTTNKISKQFVAPADVRRLLSYCKGRDHGVLDALHVLEGLFRTDPEAKVKLVFVEDQAVVETVFFLTSRTRALLRRFPRMLLVDRLPGLQGALDLLAVLCVDGSGRARQAACCVARPGTPSLLRFALASLLQSAPDVKGRVRCLTAGPEVAAQLPAVRQLLPCARVQICRAQGLETLFSKAQELGGAGREDPGLWSRLCRLAGASSPAAYDEALAELHAHGPAAFVDYFERNWEPRRDMWVRFRAFEAARDLDACALVRGHRRRLLRRLSPSRGVAQCLRDLVAMQWADAAGEAVPEGPDGGGPWLEDEPGRGAQGENERVRGLETGDWGGAPKEGSIWRGAQMEKEWARALETRDWGGAQFEGEKGRALQIRDWRGGQLENQKPRGLEGGVLRGSKLEKGHLRGPEIRDWRGSQLEGEKDWGLEGYVWRGAQLEDQALRGLEGYTWRVAQLEDRRSTTDLRGTQFDYERVRSLEGSPWRGAQLHDERAGGLRTAEWKGPQSEVEKGRGLEVRNLRGIPLEKSLELAPENGDQRGPQWEDERRRRPEIAEERGARVGVKRRRGLEDIVLVQLGDTRVTGMENGDGGGARSVGPKSRAGRGMEWGDAGGRCLGLGNGVVSGTPVGTALEGSPEWAAARSEHLAAGDGLQEGGEDGPREPKRLCRPPGEEEVDWEPLAKFRAACGPELADLVAEELAFARQHGTRAFHWTGAGFALKDGTSDFFLDGALTRCSCSIHAARRLPCRHLFAARLLTGAALFHMDLLRDCWGRAPEP